A region from the Hypomesus transpacificus isolate Combined female chromosome 11, fHypTra1, whole genome shotgun sequence genome encodes:
- the prorsd1 gene encoding prolyl-tRNA synthetase associated domain-containing protein 1: MANTELRSELEKYLESLSIETTCVDHPAVFTVEEMMPHLQGVSGAVTKNLFLKDKKKKGLWLVSVRHDRQVNLNDLAKKLGVGSGNLRFAEEAAMLEKLKVGQGCATALALFCDKESSVKFVLDSDLVNRGHERVYFHPMTNEATMGVKPEDLLKFLKETGHEPILQDFD, translated from the exons ATGGCGAACACAGAGCTCCGATCAGAGCTGGAAAAATATCTAGAGAGTTTAAGTATCGAAACGACTTGTGTGGACCATCCAGCG gTGTTCACTGTGGAGGAGATGATGCCTCACCTGCAGGGTGTCAGTGGAGCGGTCACCAAAAACCTATTCCTGAAGGACAAGAAAAAGAAGGGTCTGTGGCTGGTGTCCGTCCGCCACGACCGCCAGGTAAACCTCAACGACCTCGCTAAGAAGCTGGGGGTTGGCAGTGGCAACCTACGTTTTGCTGAAGAGGCTGCCATGTTGGAAAAGCTGAAGGTGGGGCAGGGGTGTGCTACTGCACTTGCTCTGTTCTGTGACAAAGAGAGCAGTGTGAAGTTCGTCCTGGACAGTGACTTGGTCAACAGGGGACACGAGAGGGTCTACTTCCACCCGATGACCAACGAAGCGACCATGGGTGTGAAGCCTGAAGATCTGCTCAAGTTCCTGAAGGAGACAGGGCACGAACCCATTCTGCAGGACTTTGACTAG